DNA sequence from the Odontesthes bonariensis isolate fOdoBon6 chromosome 18, fOdoBon6.hap1, whole genome shotgun sequence genome:
GGACAGTTTGGATGATAACGTGTTCGTTGAGAAGGGAGGGAGGGTCAGCCAGCTGCTGAGTAAATTTGGAGAGAATTCCAAGTCTCCTTCTCGATCTAAAAGCTCTGACAACTTCCACCAGCCAGGGAGGAGGAAATACTCAGGAGATCAAGATGACCGACAGTCTGAAGAGAGGAAGGCAGATGGAAAGAACATGTTGCTGAAAAACATACCGAAACGCTCCTTTAGCTTCTCGGATCGAGTCATCAATGCTGAGGAGAATGGGTTGGGTGATGAAGGCTGTTATGATAGAATACATTCAAACAGGAGTGTCCCCccatgtgcagatgttactggCATGGGGAAGCAAACTACGGCAAAGATCAAACTGGGGTGCGCAAGACTTTTAGATAAAGACCGCTTAGAAAAGCATGGAGATGTAAAAACTGAGGATGAGAAGGGAGGGACTATCCAGAGGAGGAATGAGGCAGAAATGGGGAAGAAACACAAGAGTGAGGTTAAAAAATTGGAGACTGTTGATAAGAGGGCTGCGGAGAAAGTAGGGGATGCAGATGGAGACAAGGGGTTCACAGTGGCGTCAGTTAAAAACACGGAGGGTATATCGTTTGCAAGAAGAGTGCCAATAAAGCAGGATGGGAAAGCAAGAGCTGAAAGAGAAGTGAAGCGATTGACAGGGGAGATCAGTCTGGAAAACATGGAGAAAAATTCAGAGGTAGGAGGACAAACTGAGGAAGTAAGTGACAAAGCTGAACTTCAGAGAAAAGATGGAATGGAAAACACAGTCCAACCTGAAGCCAGTGATGTCGTTGCTGCAGCAGCATGTGCGCTCAGTCTCATTCAAGGTGCTGAAAGCCAATCCAGACATGATTCAGCTTTATCAGAGAGCTCCAGTCTGCTGTGCACAGTCACAGATAGCGCCATCCATAGAGGGCCAGAGTGGAAGGGTACGGGGCCACAAGAATCTTACCTCACACACTCTGTGTTGTCCCCACAAACTGAGGATCTCATCAGTAAAATAGAAAAAGTAGGAGACACGACAGTTTATATTAATGAGAGAATCGGACGGGCTTATAAGGCTGCACATGGAATGACCAAAGAGGAGGAGCAAACAGGAAGCGATGGTGGATCAGAGAGTCTGACACACGATACAACCCCCAGGTCTCCCAAAAGGATTGCATCCATTGGGATCCCACCAGGCCCCCTCGAAATTCAAATCCCCAGAACTGTGTTTTATGTTGCCGAAGAAATGTTGGAGAGAAGAAAGGTTGAGGGTCGAAGCAGCGAAGGACAAGACTGGGAAGGAGGGCGAGGGGTCGAGAGGAGGGATAGCTGGAGAATCGGAAAACCTTTGAGCCGTATTGAGTCCCTGCGAGAGAAAATACGACAGCGGGAGCTGGAGAAGCTGAGACAAAGAGAGGAGcgggatggagatggaaatgaagCCGCCGAGATCTGTGACACTCAGAAAGCTGAGGACAGGTTTGAGGGGAGGGGAAGTGAAATTGAGAAAGAGTGGGAAGCTGCGGCTTGTGTACAGAAGAGGCCAGTCGAAACAGAGTGGGAACAGGAAGAGGCAGCGCAGCAGACATCCATGGCTGCGTTTGACGTCACACGGGAAGTCAGCGTGTTGAAAAGCTGCCCTCAGCTTCCTGTTTCTGTCCCCCATCTGCAAACAGACACGGGAGAGGAAGTGACAAGTGAGTACGCCACTGCTACCTCCGAAGTTATCTCTGATAGCTCCCAGATATCCGAGGATGAAGACGACCCCCTGAGACATGTAGAGGAGCAGCTGAGGCGCCACAGGGGCCGACACAAGAGCAGAGAAGAGGAACAAGAGGAGTTTTTTGAGGAGGGTGTGAGGGAAAACGCATCGTCTGGCGATTCTGCACAATCTCTCTCTCCTTCCCCTCCTCATCCGAACTCCCTGGCAGCCATGAGCCGGATCTACAACTTGGACAATGTGGGTTCCAGATCAGGCTTGTGTCTGAGGGACAGGAAAGTAGACATCCCATCATCTGTGCACCTTGTTAAAGTGAAGCCGCTCATTTCAAACtcacagcagggggacagcaaaGCACTGACAGGGGACGACATCCGTGGGGTTCAAAGTATACAACGGCAGATAGAGCAGTTTCAGTTAAAAGAGCAGGAAGCACAGAAGTCTTGTACCTCATCAAATGCTTTTCTGAAGGACAGAGAGAACAAGGGACAACAGAGCCCCAAAGGAGTGTTGAAGCAGCAGGTAAAGGATGATGAAGGAACCCCAGAGCTGAACCCCAAAGTATCCCCTCAGCATGTTTGTTCTCCATCGTCTCAAGTTAGGCAACCTATCACCATCACTCCCTCATTTCTCAGGAGCCAGTCACCGGACAACACTCTGAAACCTGCAAATTCTGCCCCAACGCCGGCCTCCTCCCCGTGCTCACCATCTCCTTCCCTCTCCCCCAGCGTCTCCCCGTCACCCAGCCCATCACCAACACTCTTCTCCATCAGGAGTGCTTCTGGGGGCCAGGTGAAAAGAGGCGCCACCATCACAATCACCCCAAAAAAGCCTGTCGCAGGAGGACCCACGGCGAAAGCCACGGCAAGACCCACGGcaagacccacggcagcagggTCCACAAAGGCGCCATTCCAGCAAACGACCCCCGCTGTGGCCGAGCCAGTGAAGAAGAAATATCCAACAGTGGATGAAATTGAGGTGATTGGTGGATATCAGAATCTGGAGAAGTCCTGTCTTCTCAAGAATAGAGGGACTCCAAAGAGGGTGAGTATAACACCAGATAACATCTTTCTCTTCTATTTTTAACGTGCCATGATGCAAAGACGTTTACATGCTACCAAAATGGTGATGAAACTAATTGGACTTCAGTGCTTTTCAACTGCCTCATCGCCAAGCAGAATCCCTTTCACTCAGAGAACATCCCTTTTGATTGAGAAGTGCAATCAGAAAGAACGACTTAAGCCTGTTAAAGCCTTATCAAGCACGACATCTTGATTCTTAGCCATAAAATCCCGGAGTGATCTTCTTTGCCATTTGCTCCTGCGCTCTAATTCTGTGCAGACTTTCGACTTTTACCCTGTGATAATGACAAATACCACTGTACATTATTTAGTCACATTCTCATTAAGAAAGACACACTAAACCattgaaagacaaaacaaactgCATGTATTATAGGTGTTTGATTCTGGTACTCGGGTTGTTTCGGGTCCTGCAAAAAGACACAGTTAACAGTAAAGTAGCAGGCTTCAGGGGAGACAGAAACGTTTTGTAGAAAACCACAATGGCACGCAGCCAActctttcctcttctttttctgtGCATTTCATCTGCCTACCTAACATCACATGCTTGTCTGTGTGAAAACAACGGCACACTTTTGTTCGCAGTATTACAGCCTGAGCAGCCTCAACTAACACTGCTTATGAGTCTCAGTGGAGCCAAAGCTGATGTGaggatttcttctttttttttttactttttctgctCTTGTATAAAAAGGGAAGACAATGTTGCTCAGCAGAGCAGAAATGCACTTTGCCTTTTAATACACCATCCTGTGAAGATGATCTGAATCTGTTTAGTAGTTTCACTGCCTGTTTGGCGAATGAAGTTGCTGTCTTGTTGTTTTCGAGTTGTTAAAATGCTTGTAATTTCCCCTCAGCGTGCATCTATTGCAGACTGCTTCCTTGTTCCTGTGTACTAATTCTCTTTTTTCTGTTGACTCAGCTCTCTTTGTCTCTCTCACAAATCGCTCCTTGTATCATCTTGGCTCTCTCCTAGTCGGGGTTTTGGATTGTTAGACTGTAGTCTTGGCAGACAGTTGTTGACCACGCTGACCTTCCACGGTACGGCTGAGTGTTACTGACAGCAAGCCACCAATGTTTAGCTGGACGTGGGTGGGATGGAAAGAACGAGAATGATAAGACGATCAGAGAACAGCTCGGTGGTAGGGTGGTGGAGTGGAAGGGCACATAAAAAATGGCAGTTTGTTGTCAGTTATATGGGGAGGATTAAAGACGTGTTATTTTCTCTGACAGAAACTCCCTGTCACACTGCATGTTTTTGCTCACTTCCTTTTTCAGATGTCTGAGCTTCCTCGAAAAAAAGAGTCAGAGTTAGACACAGGGAAGTGACGTGGTGCCCATTTTTAAATCCTTAAACTCTTGTCTTACAGGACCATCTGTTTCTCAAGGCTCCACACTGGGGTGAAAGAGAAACCTCACATATATctgtgaatacatttttttcctcttcagtgACCATATTTATACCATTCTGCGTAAAAGCACACTTCTTTTAAGAGAGTGATGACCACAGAGCGATTTTCTGACCACCTGTCGCTCTCACGTTGATGCCCTCAGACGGTTTGACGTCAGGTCTCCTTCCCTCCCCCCTCTGAATCATGTCCCAGTGGGAGGGGTGGCCTGCTTGTGTCTCATATTCCTCCTCTCAATTACTTTTCATCTATCTTCTTTCTTCTTGGATATTTGTGAATCATGTACATCTAATTTGGCTTAATTTAGGGTCCTCcagattattttttctttccactAGATATCAATTTTTGatcaaaatgcatttatttttcattgcatTATCTTTCCTTTTTTAGTTTTACATAGGACATGACCTTGAAATACATCATTATACCATTATTGCTTCCAGATTTTTACATCTGAAGATGCGAGGTTCAATTTTACTCCCTCCCTCTTTATGCCTCTCTTTCTTGTAATTATACTCATGTCTCCCCGGATGCCTCTGATgtcctgcagtgttagccgggGTTAATCAGGGTCAGGGAGGGAGGATTAGCTTCCTGTGCCTTAGCATGCTTCTGTCAGCCTCTCCTGAGCACAGCTATAATCTGAACTCCTCTACAGACGGCCACAGTAAAGAGTTTAGCAGCTCCGTGTCTGCACCTCAAAGTGTATTTACACCCCGTCTAGGCTGAGCAGCTGTTATTATAAAACTGTATATGTGCTGGTGCTTCCTGTTGCATTTAGGTCGCATGTTTACACCACGAGACCACTGGGTAAACAACCTCCACAGGGCCTCATTctccttttttaaaagaaccagaagtttccttcagcttctgcttcttaaagcaatactatgtaacatttctaccttaaaataacagcttgaaaaaaattgtgcggctagaatgagttttaatattacgattggcctgtctcctatgcccttcgggggtctgagttggaaaaactgcgctatgtaactttgctggaccggcccgggagctgagcggaagtactttgacttgctttctggcacacctaccgcaaaaacaaatagacccctctcacgctcccaggtacatttgattactcttaccttctcggtcgacatagcttgtaccttctgactcctcgcctgtacgtcaacaaacgtgaaagcgaaagggtgttgtatttacgacagtgtaaccgtacattacctccaagcctgtagggggagctccataatgggctttttgagaagttacattgtattgctttaaaatgCATCACAATCTCAATTTATTGAGTGCATGAAGTGTTCAGTCAGTAAACATTGCACAGGGAGTATTTCTGCTGTGTTAAGCCTCACGCTGTCAGTTGACATTACAGTGGCGGCGTTCAAACGCCTCACACAGACAGACCAAAACACTCCAACAGCCTCCAACATGTGTCTAGATGACAATGAAAAATATTGAGCTTTACCCGTAGAAATTGCCTAACAGTTTGGATGTGAGTGTTTTGATCAGCTTACTAATTTTCCTTTCAGTTTCCGTACAGTCGAACAAACTTGTTCCTCCTTAaacctgtcttttttttcttttgatttatgatatcttcaaaatctgatttattcaaatatttttcatACAGCTTAACCAACATTATCAGCAGTATTAAAACCAGTATCATGTGAGATCAGTGATGAGCAATAAGTTAGAAATCAATCACCTGTTGGGAAGATTTTTATACCACTTTGCCTTGAGCCAATAGATTCAAACCAATTCAATGTAATACAGTCATAAACCTAAGAAATCAAATTCATTCAAATacaaatgagtccaattcatatGATCCCAGTTAAGAAGAAGttgcctagctaaggaaacatTAATTCtatcccccgtcctgagcatgcaggagacccttttaacaggaagaaccaTACTTAGGAAGGACGGTCATCCGCCTCGATCAGCGTGAGGTTGAGTGGACAGGAAACGacaagcaccataacaccagTCCAGGGAACAGTAATGTCATATGTATTTGGAGATTAAAAGAGGGCAGAGtgtggagaggtgcatcatgggaggtcccctGGTAATCTAGGCCTATATCGgcaactatgggatgtttcagggtcacctgagccacccCAAACTGTAAGAGAGTGTCTGCTTTCCTGagcccaaactggcagctggttccgtaAGACCGAAACACTCTCGGTGCttaatttttttgtattgtCTTGTCGTTCATTCTAGCCTAACAATAGAATTTTTTGCTGCCatgtctgtgtctgtgctgaATTGATGTAATTTCTATGCATGCCTCTTTCTACTGCCAACATGCCTTGGATACAGTCGACCATGGAGCTCCGAGGTTCATTACAAACCTTAAAGCTCTTCATCACTATTGTACGTTGTATTCTCGGGTTGGATGGTCTGCCTTGTCTGCCTCGTCTTCCTGTACTCAAACACTGACACATTCTTATTTATAAGGCTGTACTTGGCCTTCTACCATCCTACGGATGGACCTATATTCTCAAAAAGAGTAGAGGAAGTTATTGTGTCCACTGCCAAGATTTGTTCCTTTTAACTGCAACTAGATCATGTTCTGAGTTGGGGGGGATTTGTGTAGATATGCTGCCCCCTACGCTTTGAATCGGCTTTAAAACTGTCTGAATCTTAAACAGCTGCTCTCATTGAATTAATTTTAAACATTCAAGATACTGAAACATTTGGCTGTAAGTGTTTTAATTGATCATTGCTGCCCCTGTTTATGAAGACTGTTGTGAAAACTTGATAAGTAAATAATTCGATGACtcttttaatatatatttcCTATGCTTTGTTGGCACTGTTGTTCTTTCATGTGTAAATGTATTCCTCTTGTATATGTGTCTATATTGTTGGTCTGATATGCTCTCTATATTGGCTGGTACACTCTTGAAATCTCAAGAGTCTTATCAGCTTACATATGAAGGACTTTACAATGTGCTCAAccataaaaaagcaaaaacaaacaaactctaCAGTCACACAAGCAATTGAATAATAATCTGATTTCATAACACCTTTCTGTTTTAACAGTTTCCGGGGAAGGTGTGTTTCAATGAGGACCAGCTGGAGCAGGTGTGCGAGTACCCGTCAGAGACCTTCATGCTGACGTTAAGTCCCCTGTCTCATGAGCTGGGGATGCCGGAGaggcagcagggagaggaggcgcaggaagaggaagaggaaggtgaAGTGGAGGGAGGAGCAGTCTTGTTCAAGAGCATGAGGAGCATGGGAATTACAAAAGGGCCGCGTTTAAGAGTGGGTCAGTTTCACCCCCTTCTCAGAAAACATAAAGTGTAGCGAGATGGTTTCAGCATGTACCTTTTTTCTCATTAAACGCCTGTTAAAAGGTTTGGATTTCAATCATTTTAagaagtttgattttcattcaACTTTATTTACATTGTACATTTCATTTCACATAAACCAAGtgtgcattacattacataGCAAGTAATGTATTCATGCAGTGGTGTAGTGGTGCCTGGAAATGTGGGTATGCTCTTGATTTCTTGATTTAAGCAGCCTGTCCAAAAGAGTACAAAATTAGTGCAATGCAGATCATGTCTTTGCTTTTGTAGGGAAATGAAAAAATTCTGAACAGTACTGAATCTGATGCACATGTGAGATTTGAAAGTGAATAGGCTCCATAATGACTGGAAAATAAGTGGGTACTCTTTGTACAGTATACCCTGCACTGCACCACTGCATTCATGCATATAGGTAGATAAAAATACACATATATGCATATCCAAagacatacatatacacacattcacatacatacatatatatatacacagtttttgtttatttttgaaaCAGTTGTAGCTAAACTCAGGTCATCAGCAAACGTTGATCTAATTATgggaaaaaaacattattttaccCAACAACAATTAATCATGCAGTAACTGCCTGATATCTTTGTGCCATAGACCTCTACAAAGACTACTGACAACATGTTGTTTTACCCAGATAGTTGGGTAACTTGGTGACATGCTGTTCATTATAAAGAAGATCGGAACTGTAGTTTTTCCTGACTCCACAAACGCAGTTCATGAAATATTGACCAGATTTGCACTAATCCACTGTGAAAAATAGCTCCCAACAAATACGTTATCAACTCCTGTTTTAGAAATGTTTGCTTAAAAAAACCAaagttttttattatttattgtaaAACTTTCAACATCTTCTTTATACAAACTGGTCACACCCCAGTAAATGAACATCCTGTCAGATGAAAATGTCTTTGTAGCTAAATGTTACATAGGTCTAGAGAAAAGCAAAAGCTCCAACTCTGTTTAATGTGTAGTTTATTCCCCTCtggtgttttgttgtccttGTAGTGCATATTTTTGTTCAGTAAGAGCAGTTGAAGTGGTAAAATTACCTCTCCATCTTAGGAAGCTAGTTGTCATGCTAGTTAGCATGGTTGTTAATAGTGCATTATGTGTATATTTCATAGCTTTTTATACTACTTCTATGTTTTTAAGCATGTGTACTCAACTATAAGAGGTTAAATTAAGGTTATTGGTACAAAACGGCTAACAAACTAGAATCTTACATCTATTATAGACACTTGTCTAAGTCAGTGCTAATTTTCTAGCATATTACCAGTTACACAAACATCTGGAGGGAAAAACACTGTCGCTGGCCATGAAATTGTCAAACTTTTTAGTTACTTCTTGTCAACTCaacactgaaaaaacaaaacaaaatgctaTTTAGAGATCAGGATTTTAATATAAGACTATCAAATGTATGCTTAATATATTTTTGAATGTCCATATAGTTTATTATGTTTGAGTGTTTATTCTgtctttcatttaaaaaatatcagCATCGGGGTTGTAATGTTAGTGTCAGTTAATTTactaaaataactaaaaatattTACGTCAACATTACTTTATAGTTTGCAACATTTTATTGAAATAGCAGCTACTGAAACAAGACGTATGAAGGTATTGGTCTGAGAAAAAAATTGGATGACATTTTTGTCCTGAAGTATAGAAAAAGTGACATTTTCACTCTTTTGTAATTAGCACAAGGTAAGCACAGTGGGCAAGCTCAGGAAAATTATGAATTGAAGATTATAAATCATACAGAACAtggaattttaaaaataactcaAGCTGGAGAGTAAATGGAAAGGGATGGTTACATTTGTGGCCATCACAAAGCCATAAATGTTACTGTTGGTGAATGGGAACATCCCTAAAATCAAACATGACTCCTATATTCACCGTAtttaccttccatctccatctcTCTGTCTTCCAGATGAGTCTTGCCCTCGATAGAAGCCAGTCACCTTCGCCAAAATTGCCCATGTGATGAGATCATCGACATTTTATTGAGAAATGTTTtgatttttattgtgttttttgattaaTTTATGTTTCTTGTCCTTGTAGCATTTTGTTTAATCTAGTATCAGGAGTTAACTTAGATTTATGCACTTGATTAAAGGGACATAAACACATAACTGTGTTCACTGTGGGAAAATATTACCCAGTTTATTTTCAGGGAACTGAGGGACAGCTGTGAATGTCTAAGTGTGGTttgtatgattaaaaaaaaccttcaggTGTGCACTGTTGAGCGTTGACGATCACTCTTCTTTGGAATATAAAGAAATTtatgcaattttattttttagatgATATATTTTATAGTTTATTCTATGTTCATATCTTTCAAATTTTAAGTCAGCACTGCCtgagcacagaaaaaaaaaagacagtgatTTTAATGTCATCTGGTTTCATGTGCCTGCTGGATTTGCCCATACAGATGACATAAAGATCAGTTAACAGAGATATTTAGTCTGAAGCCTTTCAGATGCTCTGAACCTCCTCTCAGTGGGCATTGTGTTACATGTGACAGATTTTGCTGCAATGTGGGGTGTGATGCTGGTTATTTTCCTTGGGGTCGAATGGAGCCTTGCTTTTCAGAGAAATATTTCTGCTAACTGTTTGGGTTATGGGCATTGATTTTAATTAAAgttatattttgtattttttcccaTGTGGAAGTGAATGGAAGTCCCTGAGAGGAAGGGGATTTTATAACAATCAATTCAATTTACTGCAGCATATTACAGCTGATATTGGACTTTTAGCTGCATTTAtaatgtttgttgtttttaaaacaatACAATTGGCAAAAGACTatgcatatatatttttttgctaTGACAGTTGAAGAAGCTGGCTTCAAGAGCAAAAAGCTAATAAATATTTCCGCAAACAGTTttatcttctcttttcttcGATTCCTACAAAAAGGTAAGGTATTTCTTTCTAAGTATATTTATTAAGTCTGTAAAGGAAATTTACTAAGATTTAAACTTAGATCTGACATTGGAATCTTGCCACACTTCTTTATTGTATTTCTTATTCTTCCTCAGCAGATTTCCCACCATTCATACACCTTAAACATTTGACATTGATACATAATTTTGTCTCAATCCTAAGATTGTGTTTGTTTGGAAATCTGAGCTGATTTAACTTCCTTCACACAGGTAACAtcacattgttttttgtttgtacaCTGTGTTGTAGATTGCATTTGTCAGTTATTTATTATACATTGCAAGACATACTGATTTGTACAATTTTAACATTTAAGATTCAAGATCCCGGTCAGGGACACTATAAGAAAACTAAGTTTAAGTCCAGCAGAAGAGGTCATACAAAGAAAGGCAATCAACATTGAAACTAAACAAGGCCAGGGCAGGCAGAAAGGACCAAAACTTTCTCATTGAATATAGATGGACACAAGGAGTAACAGTTTGATATATGGAAACAGAATGCACAAAACACTGGGAACATTTAGAAGGCTAAGAGTGACTACTATCTGACAAATGATGGCTGAACACATTAAACTGAAGTGAGTGATGAGGTGGATGTTTGGTAAAAAATGAGAGCATGAATCTTCTAGGGCGAAATATTTAATAATAAATCAGGAGGAGGCAACAAAACCACAAACAACCATGGCAAAAAATTAGACAAAAATATTCCCAGGTTTGAGTTGATGCAATGTAATTTTGAAGACAAGAAATTCTGATATTTAAAACTATTAATGTTGTGCATTTCAAAGTTATTTGGTGGTTTTAGTAAAAATCATATGACAATTTTCATTCAATTTAACTGGAAGATTTAACTTTCTCCAACAACATGAAAATTACTTCTAAGAACATTTTAATCCATCAAAGAAACTATGGTAttttgaacaagaaaaacattttgGCTATTATTGAgcatctgacttttttttttaaagaaaattaagtattttatatatttttgtctTATGaacctttattgtcattgcaatGTGGAGGTACAACGAAATGGAAGGTGCTCCCGCAGAGCCATCCTGCACCacaaagattaaaaacaaagcaaaaaacaacaaaaaggatattataaacataaaaacatttggattaaaactataaaaaagatcaaatagAGAAAAAGGAGGTAAGAATAGAGTTAAAGATTTAAAGTGGCTGCAGATATTgcaaaattatattattattatctgaTTTTATATAGTAAAATGAGACGTATACGTACATATAATTATGAATGCCGTTTGAAACTCGGTAAAGTGTCATAGAAGATAATTTTGCTATATTTTATCTTTGTTCCGTGTGCACCCGTGGGATGAAACAGCGAATCCCAGTGGGTGGATTAGGTACTGCACCCTGAATGCAACGCTCCGTCACGTAGCTGTTTACGGAAACCTACGTCAGCACGTGTGCAGCAGTCTTCAAGCTTCTGTCCAGTACGTGAGTCTTTGCATGCTCGGTGCTCGAAGGAACAGACCAAGGAGGAGGGCAACGTGGTGTTTCTCTGCTGTCCGCCCCGAAGCACTTATTATTTCAAACTTTTGTTTGTCGACCGATGAGGACCGCGGTGCGCGTCCATCATGGAGAAGTAGGAGGAGGTCTGAGCTTCGGTTTGGCAATCTGACGGTGTGCAGACTGAGCGAAACTTCTCTGGACATAAAGGCGAAGCTGCTTTCTTGTGTCACATGCGACACCTGAGCAGATTTCTGATTTGAGGAAACATGATTTTCAGGAGTATTCACTCGAC
Encoded proteins:
- the ppp1r18 gene encoding uncharacterized protein ppp1r18 isoform X3; the protein is MSQVSVETIVPVHENPFIRTQSVWKKAKDAEAGSELEVKEKDQLSFKGHDVEMGKGRDIELKMERFRDITDKEKNRDKSQGGERENSKDGCEMDKTQCKESVKDKDTEEKETNPTSGPFSPLVPCLRTIRADNIIIIEQDRKGSDDRRGRWREVERERPQEDQQRNRGMKMDLREILAGGGSVTEIRASEVLIIKPPASPEEIIPEGKGRDDGEMKSSVDLRKESMGRELRTDMSWLREKEKERPWGQATVINKGDRKDSLDDNVFVEKGGRVSQLLSKFGENSKSPSRSKSSDNFHQPGRRKYSGDQDDRQSEERKADGKNMLLKNIPKRSFSFSDRVINAEENGLGDEGCYDRIHSNRSVPPCADVTGMGKQTTAKIKLGCARLLDKDRLEKHGDVKTEDEKGGTIQRRNEAEMGKKHKSEVKKLETVDKRAAEKVGDADGDKGFTVASVKNTEGISFARRVPIKQDGKARAEREVKRLTGEISLENMEKNSEVGGQTEEVSDKAELQRKDGMENTVQPEASDVVAAAACALSLIQGAESQSRHDSALSESSSLLCTVTDSAIHRGPEWKGTGPQESYLTHSVLSPQTEDLISKIEKVGDTTVYINERIGRAYKAAHGMTKEEEQTGSDGGSESLTHDTTPRSPKRIASIGIPPGPLEIQIPRTVFYVAEEMLERRKVEGRSSEGQDWEGGRGVERRDSWRIGKPLSRIESLREKIRQRELEKLRQREERDGDGNEAAEICDTQKAEDRFEGRGSEIEKEWEAAACVQKRPVETEWEQEEAAQQTSMAAFDVTREVSVLKSCPQLPVSVPHLQTDTGEEVTSEYATATSEVISDSSQISEDEDDPLRHVEEQLRRHRGRHKSREEEQEEFFEEGVRENASSGDSAQSLSPSPPHPNSLAAMSRIYNLDNVGSRSGLCLRDRKVDIPSSVHLVKVKPLISNSQQGDSKALTGDDIRGVQSIQRQIEQFQLKEQEAQKSCTSSNAFLKDRENKGQQSPKGVLKQQVKDDEGTPELNPKVSPQHVCSPSSQVRQPITITPSFLRSQSPDNTLKPANSAPTPASSPCSPSPSLSPSVSPSPSPSPTLFSIRSASGGQVKRGATITITPKKPVAGGPTAKATARPTARPTAAGSTKAPFQQTTPAVAEPVKKKYPTVDEIEVIGGYQNLEKSCLLKNRGTPKRFPGKVCFNEDQLEQVCEYPSETFMLTLSPLSHELGMPERQQGEEAQEEEEEDESCPR